One SAR86 cluster bacterium genomic window carries:
- a CDS encoding NeuD/PglB/VioB family sugar acetyltransferase — protein MSKVLIFGCGGHAVSCFEVLKCEGHEIAGFVKKSDEALEKNIIKFNSSPEIQIFSETDDLMKISSKAVIGIGQIKTCEPRKNLFKKLSLDGFDLINVISSQANLSKYTSLGKGVFIFKEAIINANVSIGNNCIINTGSIIEHDCNISNDCHVSVGSIINGNVDVGAGTFIGSGAVIKNGISIGDSCVISAGKYVSENVPSGTVLK, from the coding sequence ATGAGTAAAGTCCTTATTTTTGGATGTGGAGGTCATGCAGTCTCTTGTTTCGAAGTTCTAAAATGTGAGGGTCATGAAATAGCAGGTTTTGTTAAAAAATCTGACGAGGCTCTAGAAAAAAATATAATCAAATTTAATTCATCGCCAGAAATCCAAATCTTTTCAGAAACAGATGATCTTATGAAAATTAGTTCAAAAGCAGTTATTGGGATTGGCCAAATAAAAACTTGTGAGCCAAGAAAAAATCTTTTTAAAAAATTAAGTTTAGATGGATTTGACCTAATAAATGTAATTTCTTCTCAAGCAAATTTGAGCAAATACACTTCTTTAGGAAAGGGTGTCTTTATTTTTAAGGAAGCAATAATTAACGCTAATGTAAGTATAGGAAATAATTGCATAATAAATACTGGCTCAATAATTGAACATGATTGTAATATCTCTAACGATTGCCATGTATCAGTTGGTTCGATTATTAATGGAAATGTTGATGTAGGAGCAGGAACATTTATTGGGAGTGGTGCAGTTATAAAAAATGGTATATCAATAGGTGATAGCTGTGTAATTTCTGCAGGAAAATATGTTTCTGAAAATGTGCCATCTGGAACAGTATTGAAATGA
- the neuB gene encoding N-acetylneuraminate synthase gives MSTIIIAEAGVNHNGDVLIAKELINVAKDSGADYVKFQIFKSELLSTAEAKKAEYQKKDDKNESQKEMLENLEFDFNVFKDLKNYADEIGIGFLASAFDNESLEFLIDLKLDFIKIPSGEINNVPYLERISKEKVELILSTGMSTIDEISRALEILLKGKKITKDKIIILHCNTDYPTKIEDVNLRAIEEIKKNFGCRIGYSDHTLGNNVSMGAVCMGAKVIEKHITTNKNLSGPDHKASMDPDEFTKFVKDIRDTEIFLGKNRKVPSKSELRNIKHARRYIVALKNIKKGEQFSKENITSKRTSSGISIENWNDVIGKEAEQDFSKDSIIKIPNGGFYED, from the coding sequence ATGAGTACAATAATAATTGCAGAAGCAGGAGTAAACCATAACGGAGATGTTTTAATTGCCAAAGAACTTATAAATGTAGCCAAAGATTCAGGTGCTGATTACGTAAAGTTTCAAATTTTTAAAAGTGAACTTCTTTCAACTGCCGAAGCTAAAAAAGCAGAATATCAAAAAAAAGATGATAAAAACGAATCTCAAAAAGAGATGTTAGAAAATCTTGAATTCGATTTTAATGTATTTAAAGATCTAAAAAATTATGCTGACGAAATAGGAATTGGTTTTTTGGCATCTGCATTTGATAATGAATCCTTAGAATTTCTGATCGATTTAAAACTTGATTTTATCAAAATTCCATCAGGAGAAATTAATAATGTGCCTTATCTTGAGAGGATTTCAAAAGAAAAGGTTGAATTGATTCTATCAACTGGTATGTCCACTATAGATGAAATATCCAGGGCATTGGAAATTCTACTAAAAGGCAAAAAAATAACTAAAGATAAAATAATTATCCTCCATTGCAATACAGATTATCCAACTAAAATTGAAGATGTAAATTTAAGAGCAATAGAAGAAATTAAGAAAAATTTTGGATGTAGGATTGGATATTCAGATCACACACTAGGAAATAATGTATCAATGGGTGCAGTTTGTATGGGGGCAAAAGTTATCGAAAAACATATTACAACAAACAAAAATCTTTCTGGACCCGATCATAAAGCAAGTATGGATCCCGATGAGTTTACGAAATTTGTTAAGGATATTAGAGATACTGAAATTTTTCTTGGAAAAAATAGAAAAGTACCATCTAAAAGTGAATTAAGAAACATTAAACATGCTAGAAGATACATTGTTGCTCTTAAAAATATTAAAAAAGGTGAACAATTTTCTAAAGAAAATATTACTTCAAAAAGGACGAGCTCTGGTATATCAATTGAAAACTGGAATGATGTTATTGGAAAAGAGGCAGAACAAGACTTTTCTAAAGATTCAATTATAAAAATTCCAAATGGAGGTTTTTATGAAGACTAG